atgaatTAAATCTCAAATTCGCATGTTAATTGTATACTAAGTCATATAATTATATACTAGCATGCTTAACAAGATCGTAAAGACTAAATACTTCACAATGACCCAACAAATGGGGCGGTATGCTACTCCTATAGCTCTATACATGTTAAAGGAGGATTTTTAATGTTAATGATAGATAGCATGCATAAGATTGTCCTAGTATGTATAAACAAGTAGCATAACAAGTAAACATGTTTTAAGGATTGAGTGTTTGCATAAGCTTGATTGTATGTGTGATTGTGAATTTAATACAGATACATGTTGCAATCCAAATTGTGTTAAAAGcgtaaaatgggtcaagtatgaACTCACGGTTTGCGAAGGTTTCCACAAAATGCGAGTGAACGGTTTAGGAGGATGGAATCACCAAAGTTACCCTAAAAAGCTAAACAAGGTGTATGAGTATGATGATTGCGAGTTTGGAATGTAAATGAATTTATGTATATGAAATTACATTAAACATGTCTTACTTAGGCACTTATTTGGACACTTTTTTAGTTTGTGTTTTTCTTGAGTGTTAAAACTCATTAGAAGCCCAAAATAAGGAATCTAAGATTAAGATATTCTCTACCTCAACACATAACATTCAACTATaaattttggttgatattatggtTTGGTTTTGGAGATACGTATGATATGTATATACATAGGTTATTATTATTTACATAATCAAGTATTTGTCATGCATTAGAGGTAGGGTAATCCACTAATTTCAAGATTTTCACCATTGCACAAAATCACCAACATGGATGATTCGAATGGGCATGAATATAAGTATGAAGTACATAATTAAACTATCTATTTGCTAAGTAACCAAATGAGGTATCACCTAGATGAGTACTTCCAACATTGCGAGATTGGAGGCTTGGTGTAGGTTTGTTCACTTTATGAATTGGAGATTCCTTAGAGACTTACAAGAACATAAAATAAGACATATGAACCTTAAAGTTTCTAGAACAAGCCCTTCAACATGGAATTTTGTTGGTGGCTTGGTTTGGTGCAAAAATGTTCCAAAAACAATGTAAAGATGAAccttttataaagtttaacaaAAATCCTCACTTGGACCACAAAAATGGTGGTATACCAACTTTGTTTACCTTGGTGAACATGTGGTATTactcctagaggttatccaaggaaggagaagaagaaaaacaagaagaaaAGTGTAAGAAGGAAGACCAAAACTCAGtgttttggttcttgaactttctaaCCAAAGTGGAAGAATTGGAAGATTAGAGAGTGTTTGAGATTGATTTAGAAGTGGTGAAAGTGTTTAGAAAGTGTTATGATTGACATTTCTAAGTGGGATAAGTGGTTGGTGTTTTAAATGAGTTGGTTAGGGTTTTAAATGAGTTGGTTGGGAGTTAGGAAGAGGAAAATTTCACTTTCGATCCTTGCACTTATGTGGCTTGTTATTCTATGCAATAAACTCATAGTTAGGCATGTTTTTCGGGTTTTAAGGTGCATGTAAGCATGTGAATAATAATATGTACAAATAATATTCCAAAGATATATGGCTCAGTTTTGTATAAAACGCGTATTTGTGAATGTTTACGTATTGTACAAGCATGATTTGGCAAAAATAATGTAAAATACAATTACCATTATGATCAATAATTCTTGAATTATAAAGGATTAATGATAAAATATGAATTAAAAACAGAATGGAAAAAGCTTGAAAAATACCGATCGTTACATTAACTGGATCATGTTAATTAGAGTGGATACATGAAGCAACCTAACTTTCCATCTACTAAACCTAGAGTAGCTCTATAAATAAAGACATCGAGCCAAAAGACAATATGAGAAGTTGTTTCTCTGGTTCTTTGGGACCTATCCTATAGTTCGATAGGTACCCGCGGTATATATGGCCCCTCTTCTGATTACTACATGTAAGGAAATCAACCTACAACCACAATTCATTTGGGTTAACCTATTGGTCTATTAAGCGGATCAACCTATAATTGAATGGCTCATTGATTGGCACAACTACTGGATTTTCGACTTGAAGACAAGTTTGTTCTCTGGGCAGGATGTATTGATACGATTCCAACAAGAGCCTATAAGCCCAGCTAGACCCTTAGCATAATTAAAGCCCATAGCCAGATAAAGGTCCAGTCAAAGTCAACAGGCTAAATGTAGGGGCTGAAATTTAGGATTACTAATTGCCCTATTTCTTATTTAAGTATTCCAATTCCTATTCTAGTTTCCTATGTCTTGTTTGTTTTAATTATCAATGTTCTTGTATTGGAGATTAGCCCTTCTCGAATCAAGCCAACTATCTTAGTACTTTTTCAATAAAACCAGCCTTTGCTTTTCTAGTTCCTAACACAGTTTCATGTGTCCTTCTTCAAGAGTCACCATTGCTTCAATCTCATCTCCATCTGGTGTGTTTAATAAGATGAACATGTTCCTCACCAACAAATATGGAACTGTAACCCATCTCGGAGTTCCCCACCCGAAATTTGTTTGGTAATAAGGCGCATTGTGTACATCACTGCACCTGTAAACATTAACATGACCAAACAATTCCTTTGCATTCTTTGCCGATTCTCTAACACTTAACAACCAATCATGTAGATTCTGACCATCCCCACCAtcgtggagttctttcatttctTTCTTCAACTAAAGCACCAACTTTCCCAGATTCATGATTTGGCTCTCATCATTCTTTGATATGGTGTAGTACCAACTGAAATTTCCAATAGAATTGTCCGATAATTGTGTAGCAAATCGCCGCCACATGTTCACCAGCTCAATCAGATTTGAGTTGGTGAAACAACCCATTTTTTCCATTGATGAAGTAACCACACATCTGTAAAGAACTGTGGTTATAAGTTCACCTTTTGTTGGGGTTTCCACAAACCCTGATACAGATTGTTTCAACAAACCTATCTTTTGTGCACCAAACACAAACCTTTTAGTAACACAAGTTTTAGCCTTGTTGATCACAATATCCGGCATCATGTATCCAAGATCCAAACTTGGAATTGATGCAGCTAGGATCATAGGCGGCGGTCTAACTTCGCCATGTGCAGTGGCAGCCCAGTCATTTAAAAAAGCAGCCATCATACATCCATCTACAACCTTATGAGATATATCAATCGTTACCTCCATTCCACACCTTCGAAAGAGATTGCTTGCGCCACAAGAAACATATGACCAATACATGAATCCTTCCAAAGGAAACCTTCAGGATAAAGTAATCTTTGAGTCTCATACCTGGGATATGCATGGAACTCGGATAACCTACACCCAAGAATCTTTGCTTCCACAAAAACAACACCATGATCGCCACAATCGACCGTGATGCCATCTTTTTCGAGTCTACCGGCAAACGGGTAGTATTTTGTTAAGGTTTTagacaaaaaaaaattcaaaatatcACTATTGTTAATATGTTGGGACTTATATAAAAGCAAGATTGCGGTGTGGGAATGCAAGGTTAATTGATCAAGCAATGAGAGTTTAAACGTTTTGAGATTATTAGGGGTTGGAGATGAAGGCTTGATGATTTCTTTTGAAATTATCTCCATTGAAGAAGCCATATATTTTCTACAAGCAGTATACATTTATGTAGAGATTATCTTCTTTCTCAATGACCTTTTGGCCATAAATGAAGAAACCATGTACCTGCAGGTGGTATACATTTCTTACCCTCAGCTCAAATTAGTTCTCAACTTCAGCtccatatataaattataaaacaaTTAGAATCCTTAGGACTATATTAGTTGTTTCTAGGgatgcaaacgagccgagcggttCTCGAGCGCTCGAGATCAGCTTGAGAAAAAGCTCCAAACGAACCAAgtcttatcgagcccgagccgagttTGAGTCTACAAtaaagctcgtttatttattGAGCCTGACACATGAAGCTCGTCAAGCTCTTTAGGCCTTATCGAGACTTAGGTGTAATATTAGTTTTTGTTAATATTTAATATCATTTACCCTTATTTAAAGTTGTCTACTAAATGAGTcaagccgagcttatttaaacttggtTACGAGTCGGGCCTGAACCTAAAACTAAACTTGTTTAGTAAACGAGTccaagcttcacttatcgagAGCTCGCAAGACTAAACaaatctattatttatattatttttatttaatatattaaataatagatAATGAATGAGCCGATcctgagccgagctcgagctgagAAACCACCAATGACCCGAGCTCGAGCtatgaaaacaaagctcgaaccgaaccgagccgagcttgagctctcataagttaatcaaGCTCAGACCAGACTCGGCTCGACTCCTTTACACCCATAGCTGTTTCAATATTTGTTTTAGTTTAATTTATTCTCAATTTGCAATATGTTCTTTCGCACAAGCTGGTGCTAAAATATTTGACAAGATTGATTAATTAACTAGCTATTATCAATACAAGTTGCGGCTGCAAGAACCAAGAGTCTTTATTTTTTCTTGATGGTTTATAGAATAGAGATTTTGATTCATacaattataaaaaaaagttattcATACCTTGAAATTCTATGTGTGCCTTGATAATTTTAGTTACTTATCAGGAATCACTGATCTAATTCTGCTCCCACCCTCAAATTGAATATCATTGATTTTTTTAactattaataaaatatttaaccataatttgtatttgtatatatctatatatattacaACTTACAATTTACAAATAATATTATCTAAGAATCCTTTTTCACCAAACTAATGCTCTTTGTCTGTTCACTTTAATGTTGAGTCAAGTCAAGATCAATTATTTAAAAGATACCAAACTACCaatctatctatatatatatatatatatatatatatataaacatgataaataaggGCTGATGTGTCATGATATGAGGGCTTGAAAAATGATGTGGCATAACCTTATGCATTCTACAAATTGGGTTTGGCTCCAAAAAGTCGGGTGAAAGATTTTTGTATACGGGTTGAGACGGGATCCGTTTCCTATTGTTATGACCCGACTTTATTTGTACGTGCGTTTCTTTTCCAAAACCCTAGAGAGCCTCCATCTCCATCTCCATTCTCTATCTCCATTCCAATGATCATCTCCTCACATGTCTTTCCTAATGAATTCCATCTGAGCATCGTGAATCCTTCATTCGTTTCATTCAACACGGCTATTCTGACCCAAATTAAAGGACGCTTCTTTCTAAACCCTAGCCTCCTTCATCTCGCTCTTCTGGATCAATCATATTCTCATCAAATGGTTCAATAATCAGGTACCCAAATTTGTTTAGTTAATAGGGGTTGTATCTATATTGATTTcactttttgataaccggttgtGATTATAGGTATGATTCCTTTCAATCACAGGTATGATTCCTTCAACCAACTTTAatctgattcttgattatgttagttttttttttaattgtaatGAAGTTGAAGATTTTAGTGATTCGGTTAACTGTTTTTGTTGATTATTGTCTATCTCAGATCCATGTATCTCGATCTAAATCTCCCCTCTCTATTGGAAACGAAGCCATTGTTGTCTTAACGGTAAGATCAGGTTCATTGTTTATATTTAAGTAAATCGATAAAAAATGTTTACATGTCGTTGATTAGGGCAATTTGTGTGGGAGTTTCTAATGAATTTTAGTTATCTTCTTTTTTTAGGTTTGTAACGGTTGGAGATTGAGATTAGTAGATGGTGGATGCATTGTGGTAATGGTACTGGTGGCGTTTATGTTAATATTCTTTATATACATTTATTTGTTTATTCTAAATAACAGTTTTTTAATATTCTCTTTCTTTTAGGATCTTATGGCGAGGTTTATCATTCCAGAATGGTGATGGGACTGTAAGTTGCTTTGTTAATACTATAGTTATCGTGTTAAGTTGtttatacaatttataataaGTTGTTAAGCATATTGCGTATTTAACTTTGATATGTACAATTTTGCTATTGGGATACGAATGTCATTGTTTTGGTTCAAGTGGTTACATCATTAATCCAAATACTACTTACTTTTGATTTTCTTAGAAGATATTATGTTTAAACTTGCAAAAGATTCTTTCCAATTGGTACGAAGTTTATTTACTTAATGGTATATGCTTACATTAATATGTTGCAATTTAGAAATTTCCAGGGATGgattcaaacgggtcaaaagttgcCTGAAGTGTTTTGAGTTCATTCTACGGTATCTTTTACGTTTCCAATTCAACCAAACTAGAATATGTTTCAAAATTTGTAGCTGCCCTGGTAACCATCcaaaataattttgttttttaGTTATTTTGTTTGTCCATAATTGTTCTCAATTTCTCATGTTGTAGCTTTTTACTTTTGGGTCAGTGCACCTTAAAAGAGAAGTTTACTCTTGACGCAAAGGATTTCAAGCTATATGAGGAAATTGTTGAATGAGTTAGTGCCTCATGTATTGAGCTCTTTGTGTCCCTTTGAACTAGACGGTTGCCAGCAGGGTTCTTGATTTGGAAAAAAGTTGTAACAATGACCTGGTATGTTGGTTCATCTTTACCTTTCTTCCACATAGGTTATTATAATTAACCATTTTGGATATGACATAAATACCCCTTATATATGTTTAGGTCACTGAAAATCAAAAACCTGGTTCTTAGTGAAGAAATGATTTCCACTTGCGTGTTGAAGTAAGTGTGTGCTACAACAAGTTGCAGACAACTAAATTTGGTTGTGAAGGAACATATCGGCTGTTGTTCAGGTTATAAACAATGATAAACTTTTTTTCTATTACAATTAGATAGATTCCATGGTTGTGCAATcatttaaagaaaaataaaaatcgGAAGGATTGTatgtatcttttttttttttttttttttttttgtgtttgaaATTGTGAGGTTGGAATCTTGGCAAGTGCTACAAAATGGGAATTCCAAAAGTTGTTCCAACTTCTGACATAAACAGAGTTGTTTAACCCGTTTACTCAACAATGGTAAACATGGGGCATGTTTATAGGTAACTGGCCAAATTAGTAATATCGATAAAATGAAGTAATTAAAAAACTGGTCAAATGGGTCATTACTCATTGGTCATTGCATTTTTTAACAACTTAAAATTAAGGTTCCATTTTGTTCGTCACATGTCATATGTAATACATCAATTGGTTTTACAAGGGAATATCTAAAGATTTATGATTATTTTAATGTATGcgtattatattttttattttactttgtcATTAGTTTATGTAATATGTaatttgttttgtatttttttttatttatagacTAATGCTTTCTTTTGTAATACATAGGTTACATGCTAAAGCATACTCTGTGAAAAGGCAAGGACTTTGTTAAGATAAAATTTTGATATATGCGGACATGGTGGCAATCGATGGTTCTCGGTATTTTCTTGATGATACTCTTTAAATACTATGCAATTGGTAGTTTTGGCCGGTTAGTTGCGGTAACTATGTTTGAATACCGTTATTCATCGCCATGTGATTTGTGGTATGTGTTCTTAATCGTTATCATATATAGCGATTTCTCGATGTTGTCAATCTTATCATCTTTGGTGCTTTGACAccagtttatttaaaaaaactgaTTTTGAATGTTTACTTccaagtttatttaaaaaaactgaTTTTGGATGTTTACTTCCAACTGGTATACATGCATATACTATCATATATACATGTCTACCATCATATCAAATCATATCAACAGGCGTTGATTGGTAAACTAAAGGATGTTCGTTTAGCGCTCTATTTATGATTTCAAACCGCCAAAAATGATTTTTACTTGATAttttcttctttttgttctatgatcaaacaatAAGAAATGTTTCCTTGGATATATTTAATGGTTTTAGTTAAACCCACCTATGTTTTAGATAGGTGCAGTATGATATCGGATTTGTTTTTATCCGAATTGTTAATGTTAATCGAGTCTCTTTTTTTACTTCTATTATCTACGTTCACAACGACCTAAGCTTCATGATTATAGAGGGTAATACTTACAACAACAATATAGATGGTTGAATGTGACCATATAAATATAGAGGTGTACTTtactttctttaatttttttcaaTTATAGAGATTCTAATGTGATGGTATTTTTGTTGTTTCCTCTATTATTTTCTCTATATAATATACTATAGATGCTCCAATGTAAATGCTCTAAATATAGATGCGAACTTTACATTcttgcttttgtatgtttttatggctctttacaacaagaaaaagtttaagaaaTCGAATTAAAAATTTATTGTGGAGAAAAGAGAAAGAGGATACTTTAGAGgttaaaagtgttatttttatacttttattttttgtaaattaaattttcctacccggaaattttccgggttataacctattatactatatatatgtgtgtgtgtttatgtacgtgttttgattttcTTGATATACAATGAATACACAAGTATTCACGTTCTCAGCGCAAGACAACTAATTTGTTAACTATGGTGATCTCCTTTTTTGCATaactttgtttgtttttttgggCTGCTACTTAATTCATTGTTGTGTAATGTTTTTTTGCCAACATTTACAAGGTGTTTTACATGGAACTTATACGATGTTATATTCCGTTGTCAAAAATAATTGGTTCATACTATGTTGTCAAAAATGCACTaggcgcgcgcctaggcgcagAGGCGCGGTGCAGCAAGGCTAGAGCGCCTGGTGGTGACCTAGACACCAAACTGCGTCTTTTTTGTAAAAGCCATGGTCCGGCGCTCGCCTAGAGCTGGGCGCAAGCGAGGTAGAGGCGAGGGTTTATTGGATATCAGGCGATAAACAAGAAGACAACAAATTTGAACGATGTTATAATCACCACCTAATAGTTTTTTTCTTGATATTGTACGCTGCATCTTTCTCTACTGGCACTATCTTTTCTTTTTTACCGATACCCTAAGGGTTTTATTGTTGGGTTTTATTATTTCTTAGGCTTTCTTTTGACTTTTGTTTATATTTGTAGGGCTTTTTCTTTGCTATTGCGATTTTTTTTTATCCAGTGGGCTtttaatgtttaaaaaataagtttatttatataaactatattatgaattttaattttcaaaGCATAATATGTTTTTATAAGTTTTTCCTTTATatgcgcttttcttaaaaaatacctcgctttttttgcgccttgtgCCTAAGCACCGGgtgaggcctatgcgccttgcgtctttgacaactTAGGGTTCATATCATATGTGCCTTGTGTCTTTGACAACCTATGTGCCTTATTTCGCTTTTCTTAAGGTAGGTGGACACTATTTCATTATTTGTTTAACAAATTTTTGAATACAATTATTAAATtctgtttttttaatattattaattttCTTTTTGATATAGAGAGGGGGCAGTGATTGGTGGTTTGGGTGGGCTCAATCTGTTTTGGGTGATAGTTCTGAGTGCCATTTTGAagcaatagttttttttttttttttttacatatacatcCATAATTATTTCTATTTaattatttaacctcttttatatgATTATATATGCAGGACTATTAAAATTGTTGAACCAAGCCCTTTCGTTTTGTTTGTATATAGAATAGTACCTTATCCTCAGGTATGCACAAATGGTTCAAGTTGTGTTATGTTATGTTGTTAACGGGTCAAACGTGTGATTTATTTTCCATTTTAATATTCACAGCTCTATGGTGTCTATTTTTTGCAATTCCTTCAGCCTGATGGTTTCTTATTCATAACAAAACCAATGACCTATGTGAAAAGGCATGTCGCTATCATATTATTTGTGTTAGCAAATTGGGTTTTTAATAAAATTGAATTAGTGCCAATGTGGGGCTAGCTCACTTGATGGAGGCTCTTGCCTCTTAATgagaggtcttgggttcaatccCAAGCAAATAGTAGATTTTGATTTATTTGGTGTAATTTTGAAGGAGTATTGGACAAACCATGTGCTTATGaattatatatttaacaaataatCGAAATTGTTTAGTTTAGAATAATTAAATTTATACTTCTTACTTATGTAGTTATGTACACATTGATTCAATTTTGTCCCGTTAATTTGGAAATCGGTCGGTTCAGATTGTGTTTAAGTGATAACAGGCCACTGGACCAGCATGccaaattaaaaagaaaaattgaTGGATATAAGATTTCTGATTTAGAAGATATAATAACTATAATGAAAGAAAAAGAGAAGACACTGAAACTTATGGCCCATGTGTTAACTAAATGTGCGAAAGAGTATGCTAATATCTTGAGAATAAAACATATGTATTAATTAGCAAATCTTCTTTCAATAATGTTTTATTGATTAATAGACTCTCATTGTTGAAAGCAATTTGCTTCCCTACTTTCCTATAACTTGATTAGCTGTTAAATTTTGTGTTTTGAGGTCCATTTATTTTGCTTTTGACTTTTAGTTTTGAATTCCTCTTCCAATGATACAGGAAACAAGTCAGAACAGTCTAGGAGGTGAACCAATTTCTAATGACTTAATCTACCTTCAGGTACGTGTAACACTGGTTTAGGTACGTGTAATAGTTGGTTGATGAATGTTATTTATCATATATCTATAGTGGGGACTTTAGTATTTAATGTGCCGGGTTGATTTAGCCCTCAAAATagtttgttttattaaataagaTTAGGATTCTAGCATTATTTTTAGCGAAAAGTAGGCATCCTAGCAGAAAATAGTCAAAGAGGTCAAAGTTCTTGCATTCCTATGGATTAGAAATTGAGCAAGAATGAATGCACTTGGCTGGGAGGAATGGAAAACGCTCAAAGTGTAAAGTGTAATGATACGTTTAGTGGAATGTAATATGTATGATGTAAATACTTTGGTGTTTGGGTTAAGCTTTCGGCTTTCCCTATATTAATAAAGATTTTGTTTGTCGCTAAAAAAAGATATCTGCCAATATTTTATGTCTAAAAGTGAGTGTTTTCAAATTCATTTTGTCTAATCAACATACTTTTGAATAAATTATGTCACTTTGTTTTGAATTTATTTGATTTATACACATATAATCaatttgtttgtattattttgtttagagtgaattgcaaggattgtcctttatctttatactcatttgcaggcgctgtcctttatgtttaaaattgacgagttttgtactttatgttttcaaatcatacacgttttgtcctttaaccctaacccagttagatttttctgtcaaatctggtcatgtgcaatCCACATGagggcaattttgtcattttataaTTATGTAAACAACCTaaccattttattataaaatactTCATAAACAaagaattaaaaaagaaaaactaaTATAACTAAAACACAATCTAAAATCTCTCAAATTCTCTCTCTGATTTCTCACCTCCTCTGTTCTActtaccaccaccactaccaccattCATCCCACACCACCTGCTGCCATCagcaccacccatcaccaccgcCACAACCTGCTCACTGGCGCTAATGCCCTACAAACCGATCCAAAAACTCAACAACTCAAACCTTAACAAATCGACCCCAAAAACTCAATAACTCAAAAACTGAAAAATAGCATAACCGCCTTGGCAGAGAGTGGCAGAAACGATTCCGGTGACCGGCTGGGACGATGTTGGAGTAGGAGCCGCAACTGCGAGATGGTTCTTTAAGTGGGTTTGAGATTTTTAAAGTGGGTTTTTGTGGGTTTGAGATTTTGACCGGCTGTATCGTGTGGTTCATGAAGTGGGTTTAAGATTTTTGAAGTGGGTTTTTTGAAAGGGTGTAATTTTGAAACTGGATGTGATGGTTCTTGAATTTGAGtaccaagaattgatgatttctTGTCATATAATGGATGAGTTGATCGGTCATCATCTAGATTTTGGGCTTTAAAAAATTAATTTGCAGATTACAATCTTTAATTTTTGAGTTTGAACATGGAGTCTCATAGTTAGTTGctgagagaggagagagagagattttAGTGAGAGAAAGAGTAGTGTTGAGAGAGAgtattttgttttatatatatttattctttttgtttttttaattaatctTATTATGATTAAATAGGTAAAATTACAAAAGTACCCTTATGTGACATGCACATGGTATCTTTTAACGTTAAAAACAAACTTAGTTAGGCATAAAGGACAAATCATGCAACAATctgaaacataaagtacaaaacccgtcaattttaaagacaaaggacagcgTCTGCAAAtggatataaagataaaggacaaaatttgcaattcactcttttGTTTATATGTTAGTAATTCATAATTAATGTAAATAATTTTctcgagcccgggaagcaatcacgggtgataacctagttatTCTATATGTTTTAATCAAGAACCAAAGGTTTAACAACCTCAAGAATAAGGAAGATTAGTATTTGATTCATATGTAAAACAATTTCATAGTACAATGAAAAACCTTAAAAAACCTTAAAAGACGAAGAAACTGTGCAGATATATATCAGTCATCATAGGAAGAATGAGGAGAAGCTGTACATCCAGGGTCAAATGGATCTTCAGATCCACAACAATGCCAATATTGAAACACTTTACCAGATTCAGGTGTGTTCATGGTGCCTCCACTATAAACACTCTCGAATTTTCTCTTGGTTTCTCCTGATATTAACAAAAACACAACGGATTTCGTCATGGATTTAATGGGACATGACCACGACGAGAAAAAGATCAGGTTTGTGTGGTCATATCTGACCCTTAGTAGTAATCATGCTGACCTGTTTAACCTGTGTAATTAAAAAGCTCGATCCGCCACCCTATTTACCCTGTGTTTATCACAACCTACCCCACCAACTTGTTTAACAAAGTTTATAACTTGATTACAACCCATTAACAACCTGCCAACCCGTTTTGATTCGGTTTAGATAGATGGATTAAACGGGTCTTGTTCGGGTTGATATGTTCAATCAATTTTTTAAACAAATAGGTTGACCTGCCGACCTGGTTAACCTATTTATTACAaccaaggtttaaaagaacggaaacgagtttcgaagcgttttcccttcgcctcatgaggcgtaaggccgaggcggtattaataaataaatataaaaattatatatattataaaaataataatactaactaatttcatcatcagGTTCagcaaaatcatcaaaaacacaaataaaaaagacatgaaatgcttgaaattgacacaaaaagtcaaaaacatcaaaaacaactatCAAAATCCCTGAGGC
The sequence above is drawn from the Helianthus annuus cultivar XRQ/B chromosome 12, HanXRQr2.0-SUNRISE, whole genome shotgun sequence genome and encodes:
- the LOC110893149 gene encoding tabersonine-19-hydroxy-O-acetyltransferase is translated as MYTACRKYMASSMEIISKEIIKPSSPTPNNLKTFKLSLLDQLTLHSHTAILLLYKSQHINNSDILNFFLSKTLTKYYPFAGRLEKDGITVDCGDHGVVFVEAKILGCRLSEFHAYPRCGMEVTIDISHKVVDGCMMAAFLNDWAATAHGEVRPPPMILAASIPSLDLGYMMPDIVINKAKTCVTKRFVFGAQKIGLLKQSVSGFVETPTKGELITTVLYRCVVTSSMEKMGCFTNSNLIELLKKEMKELHDGGDGQNLHDWLLSVRESAKNAKELFGHVNVYRCSDVHNAPYYQTNFGWGTPRWVTVPYLLVRNMFILLNTPDGDEIEAMVTLEEGHMKLC